The Deltaproteobacteria bacterium genome window below encodes:
- the hybD gene encoding HyaD/HybD family hydrogenase maturation endopeptidase — protein MAVNRKRILILGVGNVLFTDEGVGVRAAMDLEREFEFTDNITVMDGGTLGTKLMGPIMESDLLIVIDAVLGDGQPGDIYHLTGEDLRKSLAFKNSLHQTDLVDTLIYCELAGHRPEAIIIGMEPHDYKTMSTGLSEKAESCLPTLKEAVLKEIGKWGGTAIRRSVTLPDESPFI, from the coding sequence ATGGCAGTTAACCGGAAGAGGATTCTGATCCTTGGCGTGGGCAATGTCCTGTTCACCGACGAAGGTGTCGGGGTCAGGGCCGCCATGGATCTAGAAAGAGAATTCGAGTTCACCGACAACATCACCGTCATGGACGGAGGAACCCTGGGTACCAAGCTCATGGGCCCGATCATGGAGTCAGACCTTTTGATCGTCATTGACGCCGTCCTGGGCGACGGTCAGCCCGGCGATATCTACCACCTGACCGGTGAGGATCTGCGGAAAAGTCTGGCCTTCAAGAACTCCCTTCACCAGACCGATCTGGTGGACACCCTCATTTATTGCGAACTGGCCGGCCATCGGCCCGAGGCTATCATCATCGGCATGGAACCTCACGATTATAAAACCATGTCCACGGGGCTCTCGGAAAAAGCCGAGTCATGTCTGCCGACCCTCAAGGAAGCCGTCCTAAAAGAAATCGGGAAATGGGGTGGAACAGCGATTCGGCGTTCGGTTACATTGCCTGATGAATCCCCCTTTATCTAA
- a CDS encoding HypC/HybG/HupF family hydrogenase formation chaperone, producing the protein MCLAIPSQIKSIENGVAVCRVGEGETEVKASLMIIDEPVEVGDFVIMHAGFAIRKLDLKEAQESLNILRDMARIAGSDPNEEINF; encoded by the coding sequence GTGTGCCTGGCCATCCCATCACAGATCAAGTCTATTGAAAATGGCGTTGCCGTCTGCCGAGTCGGAGAAGGCGAAACCGAGGTAAAGGCCTCGCTGATGATCATTGACGAACCTGTCGAGGTCGGCGACTTCGTCATCATGCACGCCGGATTTGCCATCAGAAAACTTGACCTCAAGGAAGCACAGGAATCGTTGAACATCCTCAGGGATATGGCCCGCATAGCCGGGTCCGATCCAAACGAGGAAATCAATTTCTGA
- a CDS encoding ATP-binding cassette domain-containing protein, giving the protein MKLQYELQRADSLRLIKRSLLYFLPFKFRIVISLVSMAIVAACTGAVAFLVKPALDDIFINKDPKALLWLPLILVAVFLVKGIFRFLQNYEMNYCGLKVLETLRNELFAKVVRLPCRFFEDNQVGMLMSRILNDVTEIRRSLPAMVMLVRQVLTMAGLLVVVFWRDPYLASFAVLVLPLAVYPFIYFGRKLRRLGRKNQAKISDISVFLQEIFSGIRVVKAFGTEKKEASSFERENERLVKVAVGEIVYNELSSPVMELIGALGMGLIVWYGGMQVISGESTPGTFFSFMTALIMLYDPVKKLNDANMTIQRALAGAERVFEVLDSPEVIVEDGGSREVSPVFERLELKGVGFTYPGTNVPALQKIDLNIGHGEKLAIVGPSGSGKTTLVNLIPRFYLPQEGTILLNTQPLEEYTLNSLRRSMGIVSQDNFLFNASIHDNIAYGSQGVTREDVERAARTAFAHDFIVEMDNGYDTVIGERGVKLSGGQKQRITIARALLKNPPLLILDEATSALDTESERIVQMALDNLMKERTSIIIAHRLSTVLSADRIVVMEKGRIISIGDHAELLAGCSLYAKLHSMQFEPGAAKPDVSL; this is encoded by the coding sequence ATGAAACTTCAATATGAATTGCAACGGGCAGATAGTTTACGGCTCATCAAGCGCTCGTTGCTCTATTTCCTGCCGTTCAAGTTCAGAATCGTCATTTCCCTGGTGTCCATGGCCATCGTCGCGGCCTGCACCGGAGCGGTGGCCTTTCTGGTCAAGCCAGCCCTGGACGATATCTTCATCAACAAGGACCCCAAGGCCCTGCTCTGGCTTCCCCTGATCCTGGTGGCGGTCTTCCTGGTCAAGGGGATTTTTCGGTTTTTGCAGAATTACGAAATGAACTATTGCGGCCTGAAGGTCCTCGAGACCCTGCGAAACGAACTCTTCGCCAAGGTCGTCCGGCTACCCTGCCGGTTTTTCGAGGACAACCAGGTGGGCATGCTCATGTCCAGGATCTTGAACGACGTGACCGAGATCCGCCGGAGCCTTCCGGCCATGGTCATGCTGGTCCGGCAGGTTTTGACCATGGCTGGTCTTTTGGTGGTCGTGTTCTGGCGTGATCCCTATCTGGCATCCTTTGCCGTTCTGGTCCTGCCCCTGGCCGTGTATCCGTTCATCTACTTCGGACGAAAGCTCCGGCGTCTGGGTCGAAAGAATCAGGCCAAGATCTCAGACATTTCTGTGTTCCTTCAGGAGATTTTCAGCGGAATTCGGGTGGTCAAGGCCTTTGGGACGGAAAAGAAGGAGGCCAGCTCTTTCGAGCGGGAGAACGAACGTCTGGTCAAGGTGGCCGTAGGCGAAATAGTCTACAACGAATTGTCTTCGCCGGTCATGGAGCTTATCGGGGCCTTGGGTATGGGCCTTATCGTCTGGTACGGAGGTATGCAGGTCATCTCGGGCGAGTCCACGCCCGGGACGTTCTTTTCCTTCATGACCGCCCTGATCATGCTCTACGACCCGGTCAAGAAGCTAAACGATGCCAACATGACCATCCAGAGGGCTCTGGCCGGAGCTGAGCGGGTATTCGAGGTTCTGGATTCTCCCGAGGTGATCGTCGAGGATGGTGGAAGCAGGGAGGTGTCCCCGGTGTTCGAGCGACTGGAACTCAAGGGGGTGGGCTTTACCTATCCGGGAACAAATGTTCCGGCCCTGCAAAAAATCGATCTGAACATCGGGCACGGCGAGAAGCTGGCCATTGTCGGCCCCAGTGGATCCGGGAAGACCACCTTGGTCAATCTGATTCCGAGATTCTATCTACCCCAGGAGGGCACCATCCTTCTGAACACCCAACCCTTGGAGGAATACACCCTGAACAGCCTCAGACGATCCATGGGCATCGTCTCCCAGGATAACTTCCTATTCAATGCCAGCATTCACGACAATATCGCCTACGGTAGCCAGGGCGTGACGCGCGAGGACGTCGAGCGGGCGGCCAGGACGGCTTTTGCCCATGATTTCATTGTCGAAATGGACAACGGTTACGACACGGTCATTGGCGAGCGGGGAGTGAAGCTGTCGGGTGGACAGAAGCAGCGGATCACCATTGCCAGGGCTTTACTGAAGAACCCGCCCTTGCTCATTCTCGACGAGGCCACCAGCGCCTTGGACACAGAGTCCGAGCGCATCGTGCAGATGGCCCTGGATAATCTGATGAAGGAGCGGACCAGCATTATCATCGCCCACCGGTTGTCCACAGTCTTGTCCGCAGACCGGATCGTGGTCATGGAAAAGGGGCGCATCATCAGCATCGGCGACCATGCCGAACTTTTGGCCGGTTGTTCCTTGTACGCCAAGCTGCACAGCATGCAGTTCGAGCCCGGGGCCGCCAAGCCCGATGTCAGTCTTTGA